Part of the Patescibacteria group bacterium genome is shown below.
CTATTTTATTTTCGTCGAAAAATTCTTTTGCCGCCCTGCAGTACGAGCATGTCGGTGTACTGTATATTGCTACGTTCTTCATATGCATTTTAAATATTTGTTAATAGATTTGTATTATAGCACAGCCGTTATATTTGCAAAAAGTACTCTTTTGGTGCGGATAGGGAGAATCGAACTCCCGTCCGATGCTTGGGAAGCATCCATTCTACCACTAAACTATATCCGCGTATTCCATTATGTCTCACTCGCCACCGGTAAACACATAGAAGAGAGAACGCCAAAATCCTTTTTTTTGCCCTTCATTGTCGACAATATTTTGCCCATCAAGAACGGTCGGTTCAACGATGACCATCACTTCTTCCCCTTTCTTGGCAACCCCAAACCGTTTCCGCAATTCTTCCTCAACGCCCCGCTCAGTATTCAGTCGCGCTATGTCAACAGAAAGGTCACGTTCCCGCTCTTGTAGCTTTTGAATTTCGTTTGAGACGATCTCTTCGTTCTGCCGCGCTTCACTGTATTTCTGATAGACATTCCATGTCGCATTCCCCAGAAACAGAGCAACGATACTCAATATGAATAGCACCACTTTTGAGTACATCGCTTTGCGTAATTTCTTTTTTTGCTGGAAGTCTAACATGGTAAATATCTATTGCATATTATATAGTATATCTTATACTATACATTTAATACTCCCTTATGTTCAACAAGAAACACAAAAAAACCATCAAGGTCATCTGGTCAATTCTGGCCATTTTTATTGCTATTAGCATGGTGCTTCTCTACAGCCCTATCTTCCTTTAAGACTCTGTAAGGTTAGCTGTCGTTCCCTCCTCGGATCATCTTCAGGAACACCTCTTGGGGAATGTGTACCTTGCCTCCTTGCTTCATTCTTTTCTTTCCCTTTTTTTGTTTTTCAAGCAATTTCATTTTTCGCGTAATATCACCTCCGTAGAGCTTTGCCGTCACATCTTTTCGCAGTGCGGAGATCGTCTCTGAAGCGACGATGCGTCCAAGCACTTTGCCCTGGATCTTTACGACAAATAATTGGCGAGGAAGCACTTTATAGAGGCGCCCTACCGCTTCTTTGGCTTCTTCTTCGGCACGGCGCGAAGACACTACGCGGGAAAATGCCGGCATAACCTCCTCGGCAACCAAAATATCAAGCCGTGCCACGTCCGCCTTTCGTGAATCTATGATCTCATAGGCGAGGGACGCAAATCCCGAAGAAACACTTTTCATCTCATCAAAAAAGTTCCGCATAAGCTCCCGAAGCGGCATAACTACCTCAAGGGAAACACGATTATCGCCGAACGTTTCCGAATTCCCCATTTCCGCTTCATGGTCATGGAGTATTTGCATGATTCCGCCCAAATATGTACCGGGAGTAATGATACGCGCCGAAACCCACGGCTCGCGCACTTCTTTGTATGTTCCGTGGTCGGGAAATAAAGCGGGAGAATAAACTATTTTTTTCTTGCCGTCCAGATATTCCACCTCGTATGTGATAGACGGGGTTGCAACCACGAGATCCAGGTCAAATTCCCTTCTCAAACGTTCCGAGATAATCTCCAGATGAAGCATACCCAAAAAACCGCACCGGAAACCGCGGCCGAGCGTCCCTGACGTTTCTTCCTCGTACGAAAGCGACGGATCTGATAATTTAAGTTTTCCGAGAGCACTCCGAAGGAGCGGAAAATCATCCTGACTCTCCGTATAAATGGACGCCCACACGACAGGCCGCGGGTTCATATATCCGGGAAGGGCCGGGAGGGGCGCTTTGGTCAATGTAATCGTATCTCCCACCGACGCGGCCCCCGCTTTTTTTATCCCCGTTATTATGTAACCGATCTCTCCCGCAGATAATGAGTCTTTCGGGATTGGGGCGGGAGAAAAAATTCCTGTCTCGATCGCTCCAAAATGCTCTTTTGTCTGAATGAGTGTAAGTAAGGATCCTTTGGCAATCGTGCCGTCCAACACTCTCACAAAAACAATAACGCCTTTGTGGTTTGAATATTGGAAATCAAAGATAAGCGCTCGTGCGCTGTCTGTCCCCGGAAATGCTTCATGCGGGGGCGGTATGCGCGCGATGACCTCCTCCAAAAGCTTTTCTACCCCCTGTCCGGTCTTGCCGGATACTTCAAAAATGGAGGAGTTATCGCATTCCAAGAGTTTCGCGACCTCCCCTCTCACTTCTTCTATGCGAGCAAGGGGTGAATCAATTTTGGAGATAACAGGAATAATGACAAGTCCCAGCTCGCGTGCCATTGCAAGCACGGTCAATGTCTGGGCTTGCACGCCTTGCGTGGCATCCACCAAGAGAATGGATCCCTCCACCGCTTTGAGCGCGCGGGATACCTCGTATGAAAAATCAATGTGTCCGGGCGTATCAATAAGATTGAGCGTATATTCTTCTCCATGGGAATTGTAACGCATACGCACCGGCTGCATCTTGATGGTGATGCCGCGCTCGCGCTCAAGGTCCATATTGTCCAAGACCTGCTCTTTCATTTTGCGCGCCTCAATCGTGCCCGTCAGCTCAAGCATGCGGTCAGCAAGCGTTGATTTGCCGTGATCAATGTGGGCAATAATGGTGAAATTTCTTATATTCTTCATAATATCTACCAAGCATATCATAGATACATGCAAACAAAAACGGCGCGAAACGCGCCGTTTAAAAAGTAAAAAGGTTCCGTAGTCGCTATTTAAAAACGTTTCGGTCGGCTTTTGTTTTGTCCGAGTTGGACAGGTAATAGACAGCTGCGAAAAAAAAGATGAGCGCAATGGCGAGCAGTACAATACCGCTTTTATGAAGCCTTTCATAAAAAAACCAGACAGAGGTCATAATACTGGCGATGGACAACAACGAACACCATGTGGCCAGCTTATTTGCGTCTTTCGTGTCTTTCATGTCTCCTCCTTTTTGTGAGAACAAAGTGCTAACGCCATTAAAGCACACTATCTGCAAGAAGTCAACACATTCGGCATCTTACAGTTCCTCCTGATCAGGCGCAATGACACGCACCTTAAAGAGACGGCGTTTGAGGTTGGCGCTCACTTCTTCCAGTTCTCTGTTCCCGAGCATCTTGAGAACTACGATGCAGGCAACAACACCAAGCCCTCCGGCAAAAAGTCCCTGCAGGAAAATACCCCAGAACGTGTTGATATCAAACATGTTGCCAAACACCGAGAGAAAGCGGTATGCCACAAAACCCATAATGACCGACGCCGCAAAGATGTGCGCAAAGACTCGTTTCAAAGAAAGAGAGAACTCCTTAAAATCTCTGCTGAAAAACAGTCCCAACAGAGTGGCGTTTATGATCATCCCCATTGAATATGCCAGCGGCAACATGACGATTGCGCTTCCGGGAATGTCGTCAATTCGCAAAAGGGATTCCATAAAATAGCGGAACATCTCGTTTGTTTGAAACATTTTCATGAACACAAAACCAAATATGATGATCAACGCCGATGAAAAAGTATTCATCACGAGCGGAATTTTTGTTCTTCCCGCCGCGTAGTATCCTCTCACGAACAAAAGCACGAGCGCCTGCGCCAGTATGGAAACCGAGAACACGGCAAGCGCCGCCGCCGTGAGACGGGTATCTGACCAGTCAAATTCTCCGGAGCCCAGAATGGTTCGCACGATCTGCGCGCGAAGAACAATAAAGAGAATAATGGCGGGGGTTGTCCAAAACACGATGTGCCTTGTCGCGGCTACAATATGTTCCGCGAATTTCATTCGTTCCCCGTTTGAAAAAAGTCTGGTCAATGTCGGGAACGCCGCGACAGAATATGAAACCCCGATGATAGAGAGCGGTACCGACTGAAGATTGAAAGAAAAGTTAAAAACAGCGATGGATCCTTCCACCATGTATGAGGCAAGGGCAATGAGTGCGATCAGGGAGATGTGATTGGATGAAAGAGCAATGGTGCGCGGCAGTGATAATACCACCACTCGCTTTATGTCGGAGAAGTTCATGTGCCATTTAAATCGCGGAACGAGCCCGTGTTTCATGACCACGGGAAATTGAACCAGAAGATGCAGGAGGGCTCCGAAAATAACGCCCATCACCATGCCGACAACGCCAAATAACGGGAAAAAAAATATAATTCCCGTAATGATGCCCAGATTATACAGAACCGGCGCTCCGGCATATACAAAAAATTTCCGGTATGTCTGCGTGACGGACCCCAAGAGACTTGAAATACCGAGCAGTACCGGTGATACCAAGAGGATCCTTGTCAGATCAACGAATATTTTTTTCTCTTCCAGGGAGAATCCCGGAACAATAAAACCCGCAAGGAACGGTGCCATGAAAAAAGCGACCCCGCTTACAAAAAGAATGGTGAGAAAAAAGAAACTGAACACGTCGCTCAAGAACGCACGGGCGCGCTCCCCTCCATATTCTGAATTCTGGTCTATTTTTTCCACCAAAAACGGTATGAGAACCGTAATGGACACAAACGAAGCAATTGAAATATAAATGAAATCAGGGATACGAAATGCCGCATAATACACATCCAAGGTAGTGCTTGCTCCAAAGACATGCGCGAGTAGTCTGTCGCGGAAAAGCGCGAGCACTTGGGAAAGGAGCGCAAAGGCACCGAGCAGGTATGCCGCTTGGTGAAGCCCTGTAAACTCTTTATTGAAAATGTTTAAAATTCTTTGAACCACGGCTCAGGGCGTTTAGGGTTCTCTGTTTGATATCTCTCTTTGGTCGCTTAGCTACTCAACAGTAACCACGCCTTTTATTATCATTCTCCTTCTATTGGCAATGTGTCCCGTTTTTCCGGCAGAGGAAGCGGGGGTGCCACGTCTGTGAATGGCTCTCTATCCCCCCGCAAGTTCTTGAGAATCTTCTTCACCTCGCTGTTTTCCGGATTGAGCTGTTCAATACCTTCAAATTGAGTGATCGCATCCTCTCTTCTCCCTACCTGGTCATAGCTTAATCCCAAGAAATATTTCGCATTCGCGTACACAGGGTTAAGCGTGACCGCGCGTTCAAGCGCCGCAATAGCTCCGCCATAATTTCCGTCTTTGTATTTCAAAAATCCGAGCTGGAAGAACACGCCGATATCGTTCGGGGCGATCAAAGACGCGCGCTCCGTGGATTCAATTGCCGCTTTGATGTTTCCTTCGTTTGCCTCGATCTGCGAAAGAAAGAAGATCGCTTGCGCGTAGTCCTGCTTCTGCGCGAGTGATTCTTCTATGCGTGCGCGCGCTGTTTCAATATTGCCGCGCGCAACCTCGAGACGCGCGAGAGTGAGATAGAGCGCCGGACTCTTGGGATTTCTTTCCAATGCTTTCTCGTAGGCGGCAAGTGCGTTGTCGTACGCGCCTTCAATATTAAGCGAAACAACGGAAGCGTAGACATTTCCGAGTGATACCCAGTTTAAATAGTTGGTGGCATCCACTTCGGTTGCCCGGCGCGCATAGGCGATGGCTTCGCCGAGCGCATTCTGAAACTGCGCGCGCAATACGTCTTCGCTCACGTCGCTTGTGGAAAGAATGTTGCTTAAACGCGCGGTTTGCAGCTCGGAAAGCGAGCGGAGATACAGGTCATACTCGTAGAGTTCCTTGGCGCGCAGCATATGTGATTCTGCGGTATTGATATCCCCGCTCACATTAAATGTCGTAACTCCTTTGCTGAACGTATGCACGGAAAGAAACCGCTGTACGAAGAAGTATTCCAAAACGGCAGACGCAACGATCATGATGATCAAGAGAAGGACTATGATAAAACCGATTCTGGGATTATCAATGGCTGATACTCTGTAGTTTTTTGCCAGGCCCCCTTTAATGAACATTGCCACGAATATTCCCGTAAACAGAAAAGCGAGACTCAGATTGACGATATTAGGGACATAAAACACCGCCACGATCCATAAGTAGAGAGCCAACAAAAGGGATGAGAAAATGAAGTAGTTGGTGATCCTGTCCTTATGCGGAGTAACGAGCGCTTTTGCGCCCGTATATAAAAATGAGAGCAGGAACAGCATCCACGCAAGGATTCCCGCTATACCAAGCGTTGTCGCAAAGGTTGGTATCATGCCGATACCAAACGCAAATCCCGTATCCCAAAAGGGCGTATCGTTGATGCCGTCCGGTTTCAAGAAAAACCACTGCTGTTCAAACCTGTTCGGACCAATCCCAAGCACCGGATTGAGAGAAAGCGTGCGTGAAGTAATTTCAAGTGTTGCTTCCCACGAGGGTCGCACTTCAACCTGCGAAATACCGAGGCTCGTACTTAATATATTTCCAAGATTACCCGGCAACAAGAATAAAAGAGAAACGATCGCGACGGCAAGAGGGGTAAATGGTATGTGGTTGACCGCTGTGGGAACATCGCTTGTCTCTTGCGCACGCCTTCTCTCAAACGAGAGTCCGTAGACGAGGATCACTACGGAAAATGTCCCCACCAATATCCATGCAAGGGAGAAATTGGCAAGAGCAAGGAAAAACAAAGAGGCGAAGAGGAGGGCGTGAAGGATTACCTTCATACTGCCGCGGAGTGTGAGCAACTGAAGCGTCACTTGCGAAAAAACTGCCGTAAGCCCAAAAAAGAGAGCCATGTCGTTATATTTCCCAAAGAGGTTGGCGGCGGAAGAAGTGAAAGTATTAAATGAAAGAAAATCAATACCGAATATGAGGCGAGCGCCTTGATACAATGCCAATACAAAAGCAGACATCACGAGAGCCGAATAAACGTACAGTATCTTGTCCATGTTTTGGAAAAATACGGAGGAAAGAAACATAAGCAAGAATAAGACAAGGAAAACGGCAAAAGTTCCCGTCTCATGACCAAGCCCAAGCAGTGAGATTTTCACTGCGGGAGAAAACAAGGATGAAGCAAGAAATACCGCGGTGACGACGCCCATACTGAAGAGAATGAAACTCTTCGGAATGGCAAGTACCCCTTCTCGTAAGCGCGCAATGAGCCACAAGAAAAAAGAGAGGGAGACCAGTATCGCCAAAAGACCCCCTTTGGCAAAATCAACGGAAAAACTGTTGGTGGAGAGGAAGAAAACAGGAAGCAGGAACGTTGCGATGATGAGTAAGCCGAGAGCAATCGCGTCTAAGGGAAAAAATGAATTATTCTGTTTATTCATGGTATCTTCCTGTAAAAATTAACGTAGGTAATGTGTACATTATACAAGAATATAAGTGCGGAGCAAAGCGGTAATATTGTACACAGTTGCAATTTCCATATCTTGTTGTATAATGTTTACGTTGTATCGGGCAGTTGCCCCGACATTGTCGGGGAGGAAAGTCCGAACACTCCCCCGTCTTAGACGGGGAGCAAGGTAGCGGGTAATCCCCGTCCGGAGCAATCCGAGAGGTGCGAGCAGAGACGCCACACAACGAAAGGCGTGTGGGCGCTTCCATAAGGAAGCGTAGCCGAGCACCATCTGTGTCTCTCTCACAAGAGATAGAGATGGTGCTCGGGTGAAACGGCTAAATCCTTACCCGGGTGCAAGGCCGTACTCCGCTGTTTTAAGAGCGGAGGGTGCCGCTTGAGCCGCGCAGTAATGCGTGGCCCAGATAAATAACTGTCGCCGAGCACCATTTGTGCGTTTATATAGTTTTGGTATCAAGACAACTTATTACGTTTTTGTCTTACCAATACTACATAGTGCCTAAATGGTGCTCGGTACAGAATTCGGCTTATAGATACAACACATAACTATCAAAAACCTCCGCTGCAAGGCGGAGGTTTTTGCTGATATCGCTATGTTGCGTTTTGATCTATATCTCGCACACGCCGGCAACACAAGCAAGTTCTTTTTTCACTTCCGTGGCGTCGGACTTTTCGTGGAGAACGATCTTTGAAAAATCAATTGTGCCGAAGCGCTTCACCATTTCATCATATCGCTTCTTATCAATGGCCTCGTACGGCGCAAGCTGATAGACATGATTATCACGCGGGAGGAATGAAAGACCGCCGATTAGATCCCAGTTCTCATAAAGCCAGTTGGCTACTCCCACCCATTCGTTTTCTCCAACCGAGATAGTGATGGAAGGGTTGTGCTCGGTATAACTTTGTTTCACTTTTTTCCAGTGGTCAAGCTGGTCAAAAGCCGACAAGTGATCTTTAAAGATGGAATGTGCGGGCGCCTTGACCGGAAATTCAATCACATAGGTATTTGCCGTTTCCATTGACTGTCCAACCTCGGGATAGTACAAAACCCCCTGCTCTTTCATCATGGCGAAAAGCGGATCATGAGCGGCGATGCGCACTCGGCGAATATAGTATTCGGAATGTCGCGGGTGCATGCCTGAAGAGGAATCCACAAGCTGTGAAAGCGTGCCTGAAGGCTTCACAGCCGTGATGCATGTTGATTGATTGGTGCCAAAACGCTCTGCGTACTTTTTATTTACTTTGATCGTTTCCTCTTTGAGTTTCGCCAATACCTCCGGATCACGCGCTACCGGAGAGTCCCACTGCCCCGTGATGGAGACACCGAGTAGTCGTTCTTTCTCGCAATTCTCTTTCCACTCTTTTGAAAGGTAAGGAAAATACGTCAATGTTGACTGATAGGTGCCCAAAATGGTGGCGACTCGTATCTTCCGAAGTAAAGATTCCTTGGTATCTTCGGGACGAGCGACTACCTCCGAGAGGTTGCAAAACTGCTTTGACTGCAGCAATATCTCGCCGCAAGGGTTGGTGCCGATAGGTCGCACATCCCCCTTGAGTGCCTTCAAGCGGCGTTCGGGGAGCGTTTTGTGCAAACTCCCCCTGTTGAAAATACCACGTTCGCCTGAACCGCTTTTCATAAGCGCGATCCATTCGTCCAGAAATTCCTCATTCGTTGGCTTTTCCATGTATACGGCAGAGTTGTTCGCCATAGAGCGTTGCGGTTCCGTCAAATAGAACTGGCCTTTCTTCGCGTCACGCATCTTCACGTCGTCAAGATCGGAAAGAGAGATAAGCGCGCTTCTGCGCACGCCGCCGGCAACAACAACTTCGCCAATCTTGCAGATAATATCGTGTACATCAATATTGGAGAGTCTTCTTCCTTGTTTATTCAGTATCTTCGCGCGCGTAAAGGAGAGCACGCTTCGCAGAGGTTCGGGTCCGGAAGAGCGCCCGCCCATGGTCTTTAATTTCGCACCCGCCGCGCGGAGCTTCCCAAAATCAAAGTCCACGTCTTTGCCGCCAAACCACGTCTTCATGCCATACACGAGCGAATCAGCCCACCCTTCTTTCGTGTCCGGAATAACATGAGTCGGTAATTTTTTGCTCGTCTGGAATTTGATCTGCGGAAGCTGCTGTACGTTATAACTCTCGGCGGCAAATCCGGCGCCCGTACCGCACATCAAAATATACATGATCTCGCCAAAATCCTGCAGTTTAGTGGGCGCGATGAACGAACAGTTGTAGGCGCACACATTTGTTCTGCGCGTGGCAGGTCCCGCAAACTGAAGTAGTCGCATGGACGGCATCGCTTCATGATTGAGAATCGCTTCGCGTACTTCTTTGTATTCTTTCGGCTCGAGCTTTTTACCAAGATTTTCTTTCATGAAGTCCATGTAGCGATCCACGGTTTCTATCCATGTCTCGCGTCGCCCCTCATTTTCAATCCATCGCGCATAGGTGCGATAGAAAACAAACTCGGCAAGTTGGTTGCGAAAATATTTACTGCTCTCTTCGGTAAGTTTTCGCACGTGCTCGGGAACAGCGATCCCTTCCGCGCGCGCTTGCGCTCTTTTCTCGCGGTACAAGATATACGCCTTTGCGGTATCGGCAAAATCCTCCCAAATGAGCTCACGCTCCACCGTGTCTTGGATCTCTTCCACCAAAGGAGTGTAGAGGCTGTCTTTGATGTTGGATTTATAAAGGTGCAGCACCACTTTTTCAGCGATCCGGTGCGCGTCAAATTCGTTTCCTTCCCCGGTAACTTTCATCGCTTTCCCAACGGCGTCGGAAATTCTTGTGATATCAAACGAGACAACAGTGCCGTCTCGTTTTTTGACCCTTTTTAAGAGCTTCGTGATATTTTTCGCTGCCTCCACGCCTTTGACCATACTTTTTGAGTGTCTTCCCCTTACCCCACTACCCGGAAAGGATGAGGAGCACTGAACAGACGAGAATTAATTATTAATGAGTTTCGTACACTCATTGTATCGCAGGTTGCTCCCGTAAAAAAAGTGGATAACTCTAAAAATGAGTGACAAAAGATAAAAAGGGACGTCTGTAAAGACGCCTCTTTGTTTCACATTGTTCTGTTTGCGTTATTCGCATCGGTTTTTGAAGACATTACCTTTTCTTGTTTTTTGAACCGATCGTCCCTACGGTGATCTGGACCACATGTTGCGGGTTCATGTATCGCAAAATGGCGCGATTCACCTGGCTTTGCGTGATAGCGTTGATGAGAGCTGGAAAATGGTCAAGGAAACCCCTCTCTCTGCCCTCTTCTTTGTTGTTTAAGACAAGAGCGGCCAATTCGTGCGTGCTCTCAAGACTCACATCAAAAGAACCTATTATGGTT
Proteins encoded:
- a CDS encoding septum formation initiator family protein, with protein sequence MLDFQQKKKLRKAMYSKVVLFILSIVALFLGNATWNVYQKYSEARQNEEIVSNEIQKLQERERDLSVDIARLNTERGVEEELRKRFGVAKKGEEVMVIVEPTVLDGQNIVDNEGQKKGFWRSLFYVFTGGE
- the lepA gene encoding translation elongation factor 4; amino-acid sequence: MKNIRNFTIIAHIDHGKSTLADRMLELTGTIEARKMKEQVLDNMDLERERGITIKMQPVRMRYNSHGEEYTLNLIDTPGHIDFSYEVSRALKAVEGSILLVDATQGVQAQTLTVLAMARELGLVIIPVISKIDSPLARIEEVRGEVAKLLECDNSSIFEVSGKTGQGVEKLLEEVIARIPPPHEAFPGTDSARALIFDFQYSNHKGVIVFVRVLDGTIAKGSLLTLIQTKEHFGAIETGIFSPAPIPKDSLSAGEIGYIITGIKKAGAASVGDTITLTKAPLPALPGYMNPRPVVWASIYTESQDDFPLLRSALGKLKLSDPSLSYEEETSGTLGRGFRCGFLGMLHLEIISERLRREFDLDLVVATPSITYEVEYLDGKKKIVYSPALFPDHGTYKEVREPWVSARIITPGTYLGGIMQILHDHEAEMGNSETFGDNRVSLEVVMPLRELMRNFFDEMKSVSSGFASLAYEIIDSRKADVARLDILVAEEVMPAFSRVVSSRRAEEEAKEAVGRLYKVLPRQLFVVKIQGKVLGRIVASETISALRKDVTAKLYGGDITRKMKLLEKQKKGKKRMKQGGKVHIPQEVFLKMIRGGNDS
- the murJ gene encoding murein biosynthesis integral membrane protein MurJ, which codes for MVQRILNIFNKEFTGLHQAAYLLGAFALLSQVLALFRDRLLAHVFGASTTLDVYYAAFRIPDFIYISIASFVSITVLIPFLVEKIDQNSEYGGERARAFLSDVFSFFFLTILFVSGVAFFMAPFLAGFIVPGFSLEEKKIFVDLTRILLVSPVLLGISSLLGSVTQTYRKFFVYAGAPVLYNLGIITGIIFFFPLFGVVGMVMGVIFGALLHLLVQFPVVMKHGLVPRFKWHMNFSDIKRVVVLSLPRTIALSSNHISLIALIALASYMVEGSIAVFNFSFNLQSVPLSIIGVSYSVAAFPTLTRLFSNGERMKFAEHIVAATRHIVFWTTPAIILFIVLRAQIVRTILGSGEFDWSDTRLTAAALAVFSVSILAQALVLLFVRGYYAAGRTKIPLVMNTFSSALIIIFGFVFMKMFQTNEMFRYFMESLLRIDDIPGSAIVMLPLAYSMGMIINATLLGLFFSRDFKEFSLSLKRVFAHIFAASVIMGFVAYRFLSVFGNMFDINTFWGIFLQGLFAGGLGVVACIVVLKMLGNRELEEVSANLKRRLFKVRVIAPDQEEL
- a CDS encoding tetratricopeptide repeat protein — protein: MNKQNNSFFPLDAIALGLLIIATFLLPVFFLSTNSFSVDFAKGGLLAILVSLSFFLWLIARLREGVLAIPKSFILFSMGVVTAVFLASSLFSPAVKISLLGLGHETGTFAVFLVLFLLMFLSSVFFQNMDKILYVYSALVMSAFVLALYQGARLIFGIDFLSFNTFTSSAANLFGKYNDMALFFGLTAVFSQVTLQLLTLRGSMKVILHALLFASLFFLALANFSLAWILVGTFSVVILVYGLSFERRRAQETSDVPTAVNHIPFTPLAVAIVSLLFLLPGNLGNILSTSLGISQVEVRPSWEATLEITSRTLSLNPVLGIGPNRFEQQWFFLKPDGINDTPFWDTGFAFGIGMIPTFATTLGIAGILAWMLFLLSFLYTGAKALVTPHKDRITNYFIFSSLLLALYLWIVAVFYVPNIVNLSLAFLFTGIFVAMFIKGGLAKNYRVSAIDNPRIGFIIVLLLIIMIVASAVLEYFFVQRFLSVHTFSKGVTTFNVSGDINTAESHMLRAKELYEYDLYLRSLSELQTARLSNILSTSDVSEDVLRAQFQNALGEAIAYARRATEVDATNYLNWVSLGNVYASVVSLNIEGAYDNALAAYEKALERNPKSPALYLTLARLEVARGNIETARARIEESLAQKQDYAQAIFFLSQIEANEGNIKAAIESTERASLIAPNDIGVFFQLGFLKYKDGNYGGAIAALERAVTLNPVYANAKYFLGLSYDQVGRREDAITQFEGIEQLNPENSEVKKILKNLRGDREPFTDVAPPLPLPEKRDTLPIEGE
- a CDS encoding ATP cone domain-containing protein, with protein sequence MVKGVEAAKNITKLLKRVKKRDGTVVSFDITRISDAVGKAMKVTGEGNEFDAHRIAEKVVLHLYKSNIKDSLYTPLVEEIQDTVERELIWEDFADTAKAYILYREKRAQARAEGIAVPEHVRKLTEESSKYFRNQLAEFVFYRTYARWIENEGRRETWIETVDRYMDFMKENLGKKLEPKEYKEVREAILNHEAMPSMRLLQFAGPATRRTNVCAYNCSFIAPTKLQDFGEIMYILMCGTGAGFAAESYNVQQLPQIKFQTSKKLPTHVIPDTKEGWADSLVYGMKTWFGGKDVDFDFGKLRAAGAKLKTMGGRSSGPEPLRSVLSFTRAKILNKQGRRLSNIDVHDIICKIGEVVVAGGVRRSALISLSDLDDVKMRDAKKGQFYLTEPQRSMANNSAVYMEKPTNEEFLDEWIALMKSGSGERGIFNRGSLHKTLPERRLKALKGDVRPIGTNPCGEILLQSKQFCNLSEVVARPEDTKESLLRKIRVATILGTYQSTLTYFPYLSKEWKENCEKERLLGVSITGQWDSPVARDPEVLAKLKEETIKVNKKYAERFGTNQSTCITAVKPSGTLSQLVDSSSGMHPRHSEYYIRRVRIAAHDPLFAMMKEQGVLYYPEVGQSMETANTYVIEFPVKAPAHSIFKDHLSAFDQLDHWKKVKQSYTEHNPSITISVGENEWVGVANWLYENWDLIGGLSFLPRDNHVYQLAPYEAIDKKRYDEMVKRFGTIDFSKIVLHEKSDATEVKKELACVAGVCEI